ATTGCCCAAATATTCGGGCTCTTTCTTTTTTATCCGTGATTGTATCATCTTCAAAAGTTTGTAATCTGCCCAAATCCTGTGGAATTTGAAAAATACCCCAACCACCAGGTTTAAGAATTCTATATAGTTCCTGCATGGCCTTGGTGTCATCGGGTATATGTTCCAATACATGATTACAAAGAATTACATCAAAACTATCATCTTCAAAAGGTAAATTACAGATATCCGCAGGTACATCTGCCAATGGAGAATTTAGGTCGGTAGTGGTGTAATCTAGATTCTTTAAATTTTTAAACCGTTTGTAAAATGCCTGTTCAGGAGCAAAGTGCAAAACTTTTAGGCCATCCTTAAAGAAGTTGGTCTCATTTTTTAGGTAGAGCCATAGCAACCTATGTCTTTCCAGGGATAGGGTAGAAGGGGAGAGCACGTTTTCTCTTGGGTTTTCATAGCCATACGGCAGAAAACTGCGAAAGGTCTTCCCATCGATAGGGTCTTCGTATCTCTTTCCGGAATAATAAATGGAAAGCATTGGTCTAACCAAATAACTTACCTTGATTAGAAAGGGTCTTGGTATGAGATTAAGAAAAAACTTGAAGATTTTCTTCATGTAACCGATTAGCCAAAATTGTTATTTCAGAAAGGACTGAGGTTGTTCCTCAATTATCTTTAAAAAACTAAGACTGTAGATTTTTATGTCTAAACTCGTCCTCTTCATCAGTTATAATTCCTAGGGCGTCATAAATGTATTGGAAGGTAGAAAGCAATTCCGGTTTTCCGTTTACAATGGCCACATCATGTTCAAAATGCGCACTGGGTTTTCCGTCTGCCGTAAGGATGGTCCAACCATCCTTGAGCTGTTTTATATTCTTGGTTCCCATATTGATCATGGGCTCTATGGCCACCGTCATTCCTTCCACAAATTTTTTGCCACGCCCTCGTTTGCCATAATTGGGCATTTCTGGACTTTCATGTAATTTTTTGCCCAATCCGTGTCCCACAAGTTCTCTCACTACACCATAACCATGGCTTTCACAATAGTTTTGAATGGCGTACCCCACGTCACCCACTCTATTACCTACCTTAAATTCCCTTATGCCAATATACAGGGATTCCTTGGTCACTTTTAATAACTTCTTGGTTTCCGGGGCCACCTCCCCAACTTCAAAGGTATAGGCATGATCACCATAATAACCATTTTTTAAGGCTCCGCAATCTACGGATATAATATCACCATCTTTGAGTGGCTCAGAGTTTGGAATTCCATGGACCACTTGGGCATTTGGGCTCATATTCAGGGTATTGGGGAAATCATACATACCCAAAAACCCAGGTTCTGCACCGTGGTCACGAATAAAGGTTTCCGCCAATTGATCCAAATACAAGGCATTGACTCCCGGTTTTATTTCCGAAGCCAACATTCCCAAGGTTTTTGAAACAATTAGTGCGCTTTCGCGCATCAGTTCTATCTCTTCTGCCGATTTTATTTTTACCATAGGTGCAAAAGTAAACTTATTTTGGATTTGGCTAGTCCACTAAGGATTTTTGGGTCATATAGGACGACTGGGCAACACCCATTAGTTTTAGAATAGTTGGGGCTATATCCCCTAAAACACCATCCCTAATACTTTTGATATCCTTGTCCACCAAAATAAGTGGCACCGGGTTTGTCGTATGTGCCGTATTCGGGGTCCCATCAGGATTTATCATGGTCTCGCAATTTCCATGATCCGCAATAACAATGACCGAGTAGTCATTCTCAACTGCTGTAGTAATTACATCCTTGGCACATTTGTCTACGGTTTCACAGGCCTTTATTGCAGCTTCCATTACCCCGGTATGGCCCACCATATCTGGATTGGCAAAATTGAGACAAACAAAAT
This window of the Maribacter cobaltidurans genome carries:
- the map gene encoding type I methionyl aminopeptidase — protein: MVKIKSAEEIELMRESALIVSKTLGMLASEIKPGVNALYLDQLAETFIRDHGAEPGFLGMYDFPNTLNMSPNAQVVHGIPNSEPLKDGDIISVDCGALKNGYYGDHAYTFEVGEVAPETKKLLKVTKESLYIGIREFKVGNRVGDVGYAIQNYCESHGYGVVRELVGHGLGKKLHESPEMPNYGKRGRGKKFVEGMTVAIEPMINMGTKNIKQLKDGWTILTADGKPSAHFEHDVAIVNGKPELLSTFQYIYDALGIITDEEDEFRHKNLQS
- a CDS encoding class I SAM-dependent methyltransferase, which gives rise to MKKIFKFFLNLIPRPFLIKVSYLVRPMLSIYYSGKRYEDPIDGKTFRSFLPYGYENPRENVLSPSTLSLERHRLLWLYLKNETNFFKDGLKVLHFAPEQAFYKRFKNLKNLDYTTTDLNSPLADVPADICNLPFEDDSFDVILCNHVLEHIPDDTKAMQELYRILKPGGWGIFQIPQDLGRLQTFEDDTITDKKERARIFGQYDHVRIYGRDYFNKLRSIGFQVEEIDLTLKMSKEDIEKFRLAKGEIIPLVKK